A single window of Kitasatospora sp. HUAS MG31 DNA harbors:
- a CDS encoding DUF4229 domain-containing protein, whose translation MSSKSHATLRYTALRLSIFLSCLLVALVLGHYGIIPVAGGAGVIFLVMLAGLVSAPISYVVLSRQRDAMSAQIADKVSGMRFRTAERIAAQNAEEDAADEAARASAAAPQA comes from the coding sequence GTGAGCAGCAAGTCCCACGCCACGCTCCGCTACACCGCCCTGCGGCTCAGCATCTTCCTGAGCTGCCTGCTGGTCGCGCTGGTGCTCGGCCACTACGGGATCATCCCGGTTGCCGGCGGTGCGGGCGTGATCTTCCTGGTGATGCTCGCCGGCCTGGTGTCGGCGCCGATCAGCTACGTGGTGCTGAGCCGGCAGCGCGACGCGATGTCCGCCCAGATCGCGGACAAGGTCTCCGGGATGCGCTTCCGCACCGCCGAGCGGATCGCCGCCCAGAACGCCGAGGAGGACGCCGCGGACGAGGCCGCCCGCGCCTCCGCGGCCGCCCCGCAGGCCTGA